In Fructilactobacillus cliffordii, a single genomic region encodes these proteins:
- a CDS encoding thymidylate synthase encodes MLEEQYLNLARFVLENGQPKGDRTGTGTISYFGYQMRFNLAEGFPLLTTKSVPFRLIKSELLWFLRGDTNIRYLLQNNNHIWDEWAFKNWVESDEYQGPDMTDFGLRSQTDPEFKAEYLKQKKWFCQRILADADFAARYGDLGLVYGSQWRSWQTADGQTVDQIQKVIDQIKTNPDSRRLIVSAWNPGDVDDVALPPCHTLFQFYVNDGKLSCQLYQRSGDIFLGVPFNIASYALLTSLIAKECGLVPGEFIHTLGDAHIYQNHVGQIKEQLTRTPYPAPQLWLNPEKQSIFDYDIDDIKIENYHHHPRIKGAVAV; translated from the coding sequence ATGTTAGAAGAACAATATTTAAACCTAGCACGATTTGTGCTTGAAAATGGACAACCAAAAGGTGATCGAACGGGGACCGGGACCATTAGTTACTTTGGTTATCAAATGCGTTTTAACCTGGCAGAAGGATTTCCGTTATTAACGACCAAAAGCGTTCCGTTTCGGTTGATTAAGAGTGAGTTACTCTGGTTTTTACGTGGTGATACTAACATCCGGTATCTTCTCCAAAACAATAACCACATCTGGGACGAGTGGGCCTTTAAAAACTGGGTTGAATCTGATGAATACCAAGGACCTGATATGACTGACTTCGGCTTACGGTCCCAAACTGATCCGGAGTTTAAAGCGGAGTATCTGAAGCAAAAGAAGTGGTTCTGTCAACGAATCCTGGCGGATGCTGATTTCGCGGCTCGTTATGGCGACTTGGGGCTGGTTTACGGAAGCCAATGGCGTAGTTGGCAAACTGCTGATGGCCAAACGGTGGATCAAATTCAAAAGGTGATTGACCAGATTAAAACCAATCCAGATTCCCGACGCTTGATTGTTTCAGCTTGGAATCCTGGGGATGTTGATGACGTGGCTTTGCCGCCGTGCCACACGCTGTTTCAATTTTATGTCAACGATGGCAAATTAAGCTGTCAACTGTACCAACGAAGTGGGGATATTTTCCTGGGCGTGCCGTTTAACATTGCTAGTTATGCATTGTTAACTAGTTTAATTGCCAAGGAGTGCGGCTTGGTACCGGGCGAATTCATCCATACCTTGGGTGACGCTCATATTTACCAAAATCACGTGGGACAAATTAAAGAGCAACTGACGCGAACGCCATATCCAGCTCCCCAGCTATGGTTAAATCCGGAGAAACAAAGTATTTTTGATTATGACATTGATGATATTAAAATCGAAAATTATCACCACCATCCACGCATCAAAGGGGCCGTGGCCGTTTAG
- a CDS encoding dihydrofolate reductase codes for MLAFIWAEAHQHVIGKDGTLPWHLPDDMHFFKEQTTGHPILAGSRTFASFGRPLPHRKNMVLTRQPADHFPTGVEVFPTTTSFLQYANEHQDELIFVVGGSQVFKALLPDVDQLYRTVIDADVDGDTWMPHIDYSQFELVQERPGATDSQYPHHFEIWRRKEA; via the coding sequence ATGTTAGCATTTATTTGGGCAGAAGCACACCAACACGTGATTGGGAAAGACGGAACGTTACCATGGCACCTTCCTGATGATATGCACTTTTTTAAAGAGCAAACCACGGGGCATCCCATTCTAGCGGGAAGCCGAACGTTTGCGAGTTTTGGGCGTCCGCTTCCCCATCGCAAAAACATGGTATTAACCAGGCAACCAGCGGATCATTTTCCGACGGGAGTGGAGGTCTTTCCAACTACAACTAGTTTCTTGCAATACGCAAATGAACACCAGGACGAGCTCATTTTCGTAGTCGGGGGGAGTCAGGTTTTTAAAGCATTGCTGCCAGATGTCGATCAATTGTATCGCACAGTTATTGATGCCGATGTGGATGGTGATACTTGGATGCCCCACATTGATTATTCTCAGTTTGAACTGGTCCAAGAACGGCCGGGAGCAACCGACTCTCAATATCCGCACCATTTTGAAATTTGGCGTCGAAAGGAAGCATAG
- a CDS encoding YozE family protein — MRKSFYEYLMTERNPNSHDEIAEFANNAFFDQSFPKHTDNFDEISKYLEENAGYLPSLTIFDDAWQKYLAYLN, encoded by the coding sequence ATGCGAAAAAGTTTTTACGAATATTTAATGACCGAACGCAATCCCAATAGCCATGATGAAATTGCGGAGTTTGCCAATAACGCTTTTTTTGACCAAAGCTTCCCAAAGCACACTGATAATTTTGACGAAATCTCTAAGTACTTAGAGGAAAATGCAGGTTATCTGCCAAGCCTCACCATCTTTGATGATGCTTGGCAGAAGTACCTCGCTTATCTAAATTAA
- the ylqF gene encoding ribosome biogenesis GTPase YlqF, with translation MQSNIQWFPGHMAKAIRQFEENIKLVDIVFELVDARIPFTSINPEVSRISQGKPRLMILTKADLANPNLTQQWLTYFRQQGFAALAVDSKVNGVAKKIEKAAQDQLTSKLTSQSERGLERKSLKAICVGVPNVGKSTLLNQLVKRRSAPVGNRPGVTKGQQWLTGNGHLELLDTPGILWPKFQNQTIAEKLALTGAIRENSYHSDDVALYALCFFKAHNRTELINRYRLRDADLTLPDPDLLLTITANLGMRDDYERASDRIINDIRKGKLGRFTLDDPQDLDSNEN, from the coding sequence ATGCAGAGTAACATTCAATGGTTCCCCGGTCACATGGCGAAGGCCATTCGCCAGTTTGAAGAAAACATCAAACTGGTTGATATTGTGTTTGAATTAGTCGATGCCCGGATTCCATTTACTTCCATCAATCCTGAAGTTAGTCGAATTAGTCAGGGTAAGCCCCGGCTCATGATTTTAACCAAGGCGGACTTGGCCAATCCTAATCTGACGCAGCAATGGTTAACTTACTTTCGCCAGCAGGGATTTGCGGCGCTAGCGGTAGATTCGAAGGTCAATGGAGTAGCCAAAAAAATTGAGAAAGCTGCTCAGGATCAGTTAACCAGTAAACTAACGTCCCAGAGTGAACGAGGATTAGAGCGAAAGAGTTTGAAAGCCATCTGTGTGGGAGTGCCTAACGTGGGAAAATCTACTCTCTTAAATCAGCTGGTCAAACGGCGTTCGGCTCCGGTGGGTAACCGACCGGGAGTAACGAAGGGGCAACAATGGTTAACCGGTAACGGTCACTTAGAACTGTTGGATACCCCGGGAATTTTGTGGCCGAAATTTCAAAATCAGACGATAGCCGAAAAATTAGCTTTGACGGGGGCAATTCGGGAAAATTCATATCATAGTGATGACGTGGCGTTATACGCCCTTTGCTTTTTTAAGGCTCACAACCGCACGGAGTTAATTAATCGCTATCGGCTCCGCGATGCCGATTTAACTCTTCCGGATCCGGATCTATTGCTGACCATTACTGCTAACTTAGGAATGCGTGATGACTACGAACGAGCATCTGATCGGATTATCAACGACATCCGCAAGGGAAAACTCGGTCGCTTTACGCTGGATGATCCTCAGGATTTAGATTCCAATGAAAATTAG
- a CDS encoding ribonuclease HII: protein MKISEVKKVLAQVTTETDPQLAAYEADPRKGVQRLVQQTKRRLTKQREAKAAFEQRLHFEKELWQQGIQYVAGVDEVGRGPLAGPVVIGAVILPHDFALVNVNDSKQLTDHERRVMAPLIKQTAVAYQLVSISPQTIDQINIYEASRLGMKRVIEQLQPTPEHLLVDAMVIDTDLAQTKLIKGDAKSASIAAASILAKVARDDIMIKYADQYPGYGFDHNDGYGTKEHLQALRQFGATPIHRKSFAPVRDLFR from the coding sequence ATGAAAATTAGTGAAGTTAAGAAAGTACTGGCTCAAGTAACGACGGAAACAGACCCTCAATTAGCGGCTTACGAAGCTGATCCACGTAAGGGAGTCCAGCGCTTAGTGCAGCAAACCAAACGGCGGTTAACCAAACAACGAGAAGCAAAAGCTGCTTTTGAACAGCGGTTACACTTTGAAAAAGAACTGTGGCAGCAAGGGATCCAATACGTTGCGGGCGTAGATGAAGTAGGACGGGGACCATTAGCTGGTCCAGTTGTTATCGGAGCCGTGATTTTACCTCATGATTTTGCGTTAGTGAACGTCAACGATTCCAAGCAACTCACTGACCACGAACGTCGAGTTATGGCACCGTTAATCAAACAAACAGCCGTTGCTTATCAGTTAGTCAGCATTAGTCCTCAAACGATTGATCAAATTAACATTTACGAAGCCAGTCGCCTGGGAATGAAGCGGGTAATTGAACAATTGCAGCCCACTCCCGAACATCTTTTGGTAGATGCCATGGTCATTGACACAGATTTAGCCCAAACCAAGTTAATCAAGGGGGACGCTAAATCCGCTAGTATCGCTGCGGCCAGCATCCTAGCTAAGGTTGCGCGAGACGATATCATGATTAAGTACGCAGACCAATATCCAGGGTACGGCTTTGACCATAATGATGGTTATGGAACTAAGGAACATTTACAGGCGTTACGGCAATTTGGCGCGACACCGATTCATCGAAAAAGTTTTGCACCCGTGCGTGATTTGTTCCGTTAA
- the dprA gene encoding DNA-processing protein DprA, with product MDKREFLLRVKLCPGVGLKGESLIYEWLLREQHFSRYSLAGLLQPLAALLRKHRLKTSPFIHHFLTPELTERVRTNQQGGWLTILDAEYPEQLKEIFLPPIVLFYAGKWQCLTNTPVLGIVGSRNCSAYAVKSLKRTVTSEVVSRYLIVSGLATGVDTLGHQLALAYHGKTVAVLGTGLDHYYPATNRNLQRDLAQHQLVITEYPQGAGPRRYQFVERNRIIAGLCQKLLVVEARKKSGSLITASLALQANRDVLAIPGNINSQLSLGANELIAAGAQPCIDTQDLLGRIVL from the coding sequence ATGGATAAACGAGAATTTTTACTACGGGTTAAACTTTGTCCCGGTGTGGGGTTAAAGGGTGAGAGCTTAATTTATGAATGGTTGCTACGGGAGCAGCATTTTAGCCGGTATTCACTGGCAGGGTTACTACAACCATTGGCGGCTTTACTGCGAAAACACCGGCTGAAAACTAGTCCTTTCATTCACCATTTTTTGACTCCCGAACTAACCGAACGAGTCCGTACCAATCAACAGGGTGGATGGCTGACGATTTTAGATGCTGAATATCCAGAACAACTTAAAGAAATTTTTTTGCCACCGATTGTCTTATTTTACGCGGGTAAATGGCAGTGCCTAACGAATACTCCGGTATTAGGGATCGTGGGCTCCCGGAACTGTTCAGCATACGCGGTGAAATCCTTAAAGCGCACGGTTACAAGTGAGGTGGTAAGCCGCTACTTAATTGTTTCTGGACTAGCGACGGGAGTTGATACGCTCGGGCATCAGTTAGCTTTGGCGTATCACGGGAAAACCGTGGCCGTTTTAGGAACGGGTTTAGATCACTACTATCCAGCTACTAATCGAAATCTACAACGTGACTTAGCCCAGCATCAACTGGTGATTACGGAATATCCCCAAGGAGCAGGACCACGCCGGTATCAGTTCGTAGAACGGAATCGAATTATTGCTGGCCTCTGCCAAAAACTGTTAGTCGTGGAGGCCCGTAAGAAATCAGGAAGTTTGATCACGGCCAGTTTAGCATTACAAGCTAATCGAGATGTACTAGCCATTCCGGGCAACATCAACAGTCAACTATCTTTAGGTGCCAATGAATTAATTGCGGCCGGCGCGCAACCGTGCATTGATACGCAGGATTTGTTGGGTAGAATTGTGCTTTAA
- the topA gene encoding type I DNA topoisomerase, whose product MATKTTTKNKTTKRKRSTTKKKLVIVESPAKAKTISKYLGRTYSVIASKGHIRDLPKSRMGIEIENDFTPDYISIRGKGDTIKTLKTEAKKAKEVFLASDPDREGEAIAWHVAHILNLDVNDHNRVTFNEITKETVKDAFKHPRTIDMNLVNAQQARRIIDRLVGYSISPILWKKVKKGLSAGRVQSVALWIIIQREREIQKFQPEEYWTIDGVFKKGRSQFKASFYGLDGKKTALKNNDAVQAALSRIDPKDDFTITDVKKREKKRQPPRPFTTSTLQQDANKKLRFRTGRTMMAAQQLYEGINIGKEGSQGLITYMRTDSTRISAGAKHEAATFLHENYGAEYATNHPRKGKLPEGAQDAHEAVRPTSVLRTPKSIEKYLTKDQYKLYNLIWSRFVASQMTPAIVDTETVTIDQNGVDYRANGSKLKFEGYLKVYAAGKEKDNVLPDLKTNDSVRLVNNQPDQHFTQPPARYTEAALIKTLEENGVGRPSTYAPTLMTIQKRYYVKLEARRFVPTELGEIVNKLIEEYFPDIVNVDFTADIEGQLDEIEEAKRQWVAVVNEFYQPFSKEVSHAEKKMEDVQIKEPLAGFNCEICGAPMVEKMGKYGKFFACSRFPDCRNTQTIVKEIGVTCPKCHQGQVIERKTKKKRTFYGCSRYPDCDFVSWDKPVGRDCPKCHHFLVNKKVRGGWQILCPNGDYEESIIK is encoded by the coding sequence ATGGCCACTAAAACAACGACAAAAAATAAAACGACTAAACGAAAACGCAGTACCACCAAAAAGAAGTTAGTAATTGTGGAATCTCCGGCCAAAGCAAAAACGATTAGCAAGTATCTTGGCCGGACTTATAGCGTTATTGCTAGTAAAGGGCATATCCGGGATTTACCGAAAAGTCGGATGGGGATTGAAATTGAAAATGATTTTACGCCTGATTACATTTCCATTCGGGGTAAGGGTGATACCATTAAAACTTTGAAAACCGAAGCTAAAAAGGCGAAGGAAGTGTTTCTGGCTTCTGACCCGGATCGGGAAGGAGAGGCGATTGCCTGGCACGTGGCCCACATCCTTAACCTGGATGTTAATGATCATAACCGGGTGACCTTTAACGAAATTACAAAGGAAACCGTCAAGGATGCGTTTAAACATCCCCGCACGATTGATATGAACCTGGTGAATGCCCAACAGGCACGTCGGATTATTGACCGCCTTGTGGGTTACTCAATTTCTCCCATTTTATGGAAAAAGGTAAAGAAGGGTTTGAGTGCCGGACGAGTGCAATCAGTTGCTCTGTGGATTATCATTCAACGAGAACGAGAAATTCAAAAATTTCAACCCGAAGAATACTGGACCATTGATGGGGTTTTTAAAAAGGGACGTTCTCAATTCAAGGCGAGCTTCTACGGCTTAGACGGTAAAAAAACGGCGTTAAAAAACAACGATGCGGTTCAGGCAGCTTTGAGCCGAATTGATCCGAAGGATGATTTCACCATTACTGACGTAAAAAAACGGGAAAAGAAACGACAACCACCCCGTCCCTTCACCACCAGTACGCTACAACAGGATGCCAATAAGAAACTCCGCTTCCGGACCGGTCGAACCATGATGGCGGCACAACAACTTTATGAAGGAATTAACATTGGTAAAGAAGGTAGCCAAGGATTAATCACTTACATGCGGACGGATTCCACCCGAATTTCTGCCGGAGCTAAGCACGAGGCGGCCACTTTCTTACACGAAAATTATGGAGCAGAGTATGCAACTAACCATCCGCGCAAGGGGAAATTACCTGAAGGAGCGCAGGATGCGCACGAAGCCGTGCGACCAACGTCAGTGTTACGGACGCCCAAATCGATTGAAAAGTATCTAACTAAGGATCAGTACAAGCTATATAATTTGATTTGGAGCCGGTTTGTGGCGAGTCAGATGACCCCGGCAATCGTGGATACCGAAACGGTTACCATTGACCAAAATGGCGTGGACTACCGCGCTAATGGATCGAAGCTCAAGTTTGAAGGATATCTGAAGGTTTATGCCGCCGGCAAAGAAAAGGATAACGTTTTACCAGATTTAAAAACGAATGACAGCGTTCGCTTGGTCAACAATCAGCCGGATCAGCATTTTACCCAGCCACCAGCTCGATATACAGAAGCGGCTTTGATTAAAACGTTAGAAGAAAACGGTGTCGGCCGGCCTTCTACTTATGCTCCGACGTTAATGACGATTCAAAAACGTTATTACGTTAAGTTAGAGGCTCGCCGCTTTGTACCAACCGAATTAGGGGAAATTGTCAACAAACTAATTGAAGAGTACTTCCCAGATATCGTGAACGTTGATTTTACAGCTGACATTGAAGGCCAACTAGATGAGATTGAAGAAGCTAAGCGACAATGGGTCGCTGTAGTGAACGAGTTTTATCAACCATTTTCCAAAGAAGTTAGTCATGCTGAAAAGAAAATGGAAGACGTCCAGATCAAGGAACCACTGGCTGGCTTTAACTGTGAAATTTGCGGGGCTCCAATGGTCGAAAAAATGGGAAAATACGGAAAATTCTTTGCTTGTTCCCGTTTCCCAGATTGTCGCAATACCCAAACCATCGTGAAGGAAATTGGGGTTACTTGTCCGAAATGTCATCAGGGTCAAGTAATTGAGCGCAAGACCAAGAAAAAACGGACCTTTTATGGTTGTTCCCGGTATCCTGATTGTGACTTTGTTTCGTGGGATAAACCAGTGGGCCGTGATTGTCCCAAGTGTCACCACTTCCTGGTCAACAAAAAGGTCCGCGGGGGTTGGCAAATCCTGTGTCCGAATGGTGATTATGAAGAAAGTATCATTAAATAA
- the xerC gene encoding tyrosine recombinase XerC: MQPKKNDQELIILFERYLDSERQYSHLTIRAYRDDLEQFEHFLQTTGKKIPFTKVEPFDVEVFLSELHDQGDGTNTVARKVSALSSFYNFLVNNRLSTENPFRYVQIKRQQPRLPRFFYDQELNKLFATAKQNPKPELAERDTALLEVLYGTGIRVSECVNLTLRQIDLDNNMMLVHGKGNKDRYLPFGRYAHEAIETFVNHGRQTLMQKTHQDHDYLMVDYQGLPLTARGIEYALNRVMKRSGLHSSIHPHMLRHSFATQMLNNGADLRTVQELLGHSNLATTQIYTHVTKEKLLQNYQQFFKRD; the protein is encoded by the coding sequence ATGCAGCCAAAAAAAAACGATCAAGAATTAATCATATTATTTGAACGCTATTTAGATAGTGAACGACAGTATTCTCACTTGACCATTCGTGCTTATCGCGATGATTTAGAACAATTTGAACATTTTTTGCAGACAACCGGGAAGAAGATTCCCTTTACCAAGGTTGAGCCGTTTGATGTGGAGGTCTTTTTGAGTGAATTACACGATCAAGGAGACGGAACTAATACCGTGGCTCGCAAGGTTTCAGCGCTAAGTTCGTTCTATAATTTTTTGGTCAATAACCGGTTAAGCACAGAAAATCCATTTCGCTACGTTCAAATTAAACGACAGCAACCCCGCTTACCTCGTTTTTTTTATGATCAAGAACTGAATAAATTGTTTGCGACGGCTAAACAAAATCCGAAGCCAGAATTGGCCGAGCGCGATACCGCGTTATTAGAAGTCCTGTATGGGACTGGAATTCGGGTTAGTGAGTGTGTTAATCTCACATTACGCCAGATTGATTTGGACAATAATATGATGTTAGTCCACGGAAAGGGAAATAAGGATCGTTATTTACCCTTTGGTCGGTATGCTCATGAAGCAATTGAAACCTTTGTGAATCATGGTCGGCAGACCTTAATGCAGAAAACTCATCAGGATCATGATTACCTAATGGTTGATTACCAAGGATTACCGTTAACCGCACGAGGAATTGAATATGCGTTAAATCGGGTTATGAAACGAAGTGGACTACACAGTAGTATTCATCCGCATATGTTGCGGCATTCCTTTGCTACCCAGATGCTGAATAACGGGGCTGATTTACGAACAGTTCAGGAGTTATTAGGACACAGTAATTTAGCGACCACTCAGATTTATACGCATGTTACTAAGGAAAAATTACTCCAAAACTATCAACAGTTCTTTAAGCGGGATTAA